In the genome of Andrena cerasifolii isolate SP2316 chromosome 5, iyAndCera1_principal, whole genome shotgun sequence, one region contains:
- the LOC143368862 gene encoding ovochymase-2 yields MPRGLLYRHRVPRFTLRRRSFSPKMWTNLLLIILCHQIIGSMDFTIKIDNKLDEGDQCTLENGSQGICKKLPECSSRLKEVEYGKRTSNSPGRCGFDKLIEIVCCPVNVTEKIGRGAAETACQEYRHTQLRINGNIWPSFTVSQQVYVFGGTPAKPGEFPYMVALGYKSEKPSVVASPIKYTCGGSLISLEYVLTAAHCVNNIDDRVPVEVRLGNVNIHSYMGSQRIPISNIISHPRYRRSTNYNDVAILKLKFKAHISITVMPICLETKSVTTIDITPSTHLVVVGWGVTDLNAVRGSDMLMKTPSLRIVKNEVCNKSYSQFNRKLPHGVDGSMICVADPNSTRMADACSGDSGGPLLLLTESGVSVIGITAFGSFCGTGVPAVYTAIYPFLDWIEEHVWPSTDRNGMEMQPAGCWDPVCSTRKGTTRNTYINACIDEQHHLPPLAIRPLLTGRSELTCANLSTSLSLRSDSSRHFGLHAISLVLGSTPRGLLYRHRVLRSSSRRQLFSTEMCNIRPLIILKIIITSCHLIGCMRVTFGNDGELDEGDQCTLENGSQGICKKLPECSSRLKEVEYGERTSNSPGRCGFDKHTEIVCCPVNVTEKIGRRPAETACQQYDNAITINGRVQSDVTFHIFGGVDARAGEFPYMVALGYTNKEIGVDASPIKYTCGGSLISSEHVLTAAHCVNNIDDRVPVEVRLGNVNINSNESTQRIPISDIISHPQYRRNTNYNDVAILKLKFKVQTSPTVKPVCLQTKSVATVDITPRTPLVVIGWGATDDDFELSDKLMRTPSLSLVNSEECSKSYSDFSRKLPRGIDSSMICARDTNETRRADACSGDSGGPLLMLTESGDSVIGVTAFGQSCGSVIPGVYTAVYSFLDWIEEHVWPTTDRSEERAGPSTDRDERDEFPMKVFANFTVWFADSDE; encoded by the exons ATGCCTCGCGGGTTGCTCTATCGGCACCGTGTACCGCGTTTCACCTTGCGTCGCCGATCATTCTCCCCCAAGATGTGGACTAATCTTCTGCTAATCATTCTCTGCCACCAAATCATCGGCTCCATGGACTTCACGATCAAGATCGATAACAAGCTCGACG AAGGAGATCAATGCACTCTGGAGAATGGCAGCCAAGGTATCTGCAAGAAGCTACCGGAGTGCTCTTCCAGGTTGAAGGAGGTGGAGTATGGGAAAAGGACCTCGAACTCCCCGGGAAGATGCGGATTCGATAAACTCATAGAGATCGTCTGTTGTCCTGTCAACGTCACGGAGAAGATCGGCCGTGGAGCAGCCGAAACCG CTTGCCAGGAGTATAGGCATACTCAATTAAGAATAAACGGCAACATATGGCCTTCTTTCACGGTGTCTCAGCAAGTCTATGTATTCGGTGGAACCCCGGCAAAGCCTGGCGAGTTTCCATACATGGTGGCTTTAGGGTATAAGTCCGAAAAACCCAGCGTGGTTGCATCACCTATTAAATACACTTGTGGAGGTAGCTTGATATCTCTGGAATACGTGTTAACTGCCGCGCACTGCGTGAATAACATAGACGACAGGGTCCCTGTCGAG GTACGCTTGGGAAACGTAAACATACACAGCTACATGGGATCCCAAAGAATCCCGATAAGCAACATAATTTCCCACCCCCGATACAGGCGCAGCACGAACTACAACGATGTGGCCATTCTGAAACTGAAGTTCAAGGCACACATCTCGATTACAGTTATGCCTATTTGCCTGGAAACCAAATCGGTAACTACCATCGATATAACACCGAGCACACATTTGGTAGTGGTTGGATGGGGAGTCACTGACCTCAATGCTGTCAGGGGATCTGACATGCTGATGAAGACGCCGAGTCTCAG GATCGTGAAGAATGAAGTATGCAACAAATCGTACAGCCAGTTCAACCGCAAGTTACCCCATGGCGTCGATGGCAGTATGATCTGCGTGGCAGATCCCAATTCCACCAGAATGGCGGATGCTTGCTCCGGTGACAGTGGCGGGCCATTACTGTTGTTAACCGAATCTGGTGTAAGCGTGATTGGTATCACGGCTTTTGGATCGTTTTGCGGCACCGGCGTTCCAGCTGTTTACACCGCGATATACCCTTTCTTGGACTGGATCGAGGAACACGTGTGGCCATCTACAGACAGGAacgg AATGGAGATGCAACCGGCTGGCTGTTGGGATCCGGTTTGCAGCACAAGGAAAGGAACGACACGTAACACGTACATAAACGCCTGTATCGATGAGCAGCATCACCTACCTCCTCTCGCGATAAGGCCCCTTTTAACAGGGAGATCGGAGCTGACGTGTGCGAATCTTTCTACGAGTCTTTCCCTTAGGTCTGATTCATCGCGTCACTTCGGCTTGCACGCCATCAGTTTAGTCTTGGGCAGCACGCCACGCGGGTTGCTCTATCGGCACCGTGTCCTGCGTTCCTCATCGCGTCGCCAATTATTCTCCACCGAGATGTGCAATATTCGTCCGCTAATAATACTGAAAATAATAATCACCTCCTGCCACTTAATCGGCTGCATGCGGGTCACGTTCGGGAACGACGGCGAGCTAGACG AAGGAGATCAATGCACTCTGGAGAATGGCAGCCAAGGTATCTGCAAGAAGCTACCGGAGTGCTCTTCCAGGTTGAAGGAGGTGGAGTATGGGGAAAGGACCTCGAACTCCCCGGGAAGATGCGGATTCGACAAGCACACAGAGATCGTCTGTTGTCCTGTCAACGTCACGGAGAAGATCGGCCGTCGACCAGCCGAAACCG CTTGCCAGCAGTATGATAACGCAATAACAATAAACGGCAGGGTACAGAGCGACGTGACGTTTCATATATTCGGCGGAGTCGACGCGCGGGCTGGTGAGTTTCCATATATGGTGGCTTTAGGATATACGAACAAGGAAATCGGCGTGGATGCATCACCTATTAAATACACTTGTGGAGGTAGCTTGATATCCTCTGAACACGTGTTAACTGCCGCGCACTGCGTGAATAACATAGACGACAGGGTCCCTGTCGAG GTACGCTTGGGAAACGTAAACATAAACAGCAACGAGAGCACCCAACGAATCCCGATAAGCGACATAATTTCCCACCCGCAATATAGGCGCAACACGAACTACAACGATGTGGCCATTCTGAAACTGAAGTTCAAGGTACAGACCTCGCCTACAGTTAAGCCTGTCTGCCTTCAAACCAAATCGGTAGCTACCGTCGATATAACACCGAGAACACCTTTGGTAGTGATCGGATGGGGCGCTACCGACGACGACTTTGAGCTATCTGACAAGCTGATGAGGACACCAAGTCTCAG TCTCGTGAACAGCGAAGAGTGCTCTAAATCGTACAGCGACTTCAGCCGCAAGTTACCCCGCGGTATTGACAGCAGCATGATCTGCGCAAGGGATACCAACGAAACCAGAAGGGCGGATGCTTGCTCGGGTGACAGCGGAGGGCCGCTACTGATGTTAACCGAATCCGGTGACAGCGTGATTGGTGTGACGGCTTTTGGGCAGTCTTGCGGCAGCGTCATTCCGGGCGTTTACACCGCGGTGTACTCTTTCTTGGACTGGATCGAGGAGCACGTGTGGCCAACGACGGACAGGAGCGAAGAGCGCGCAGGACCAAGCACAGACAGGGATGAAAGGGACGAGTTCCCAATGAAAGTCTTTGCAAATTTTACCGTGTGGTTCGCCGACAGTGACGAATAA